The proteins below are encoded in one region of Lactuca sativa cultivar Salinas chromosome 3, Lsat_Salinas_v11, whole genome shotgun sequence:
- the LOC128132923 gene encoding secreted RxLR effector protein 161-like, whose amino-acid sequence MAVGTRLTPSLDKPAVDLTLYRSMIGTISLGLSYFLKSGFFIQAFSDVDLVGCSLDRKSTSGGCQLLDGKLVSWQSKKQIYVAISTAEAEYVAVAVCTSQIIWIQVQHSKTKHIALRYHFIKEHVEDGIAEVHFVKTTDQLADIFTKPLDEKPFVRILIGLGMIETSSVPGLISKE is encoded by the exons ATGGCAGTTGGAACAAGGCTAACaccttcgttagataaacctgCTGTTGATCTTACTTTATACAGGAGCATGATAG gaacaatttcgttaggattgtCGTATTTTTTGAAAtcaggatttttcattcaagcattctcagatgtAGATCTGGTTGGTTGTagtcttgatcgaaaaagtacaagtggtggatgtcaattatTAGATGGAAAGCTTGTAAGTtggcaatcgaaaaagcaaaTATATGTTGCAATTTCAactgctgaagctgagtatgttgcagtTGCTGTTTGCACTTCTCAAATCATATGGATCCAAG TACAACATTCGAAAACGAAACACATTGCACTTCGTTATCATTTCATTAAAGAACATGTAGAAGATGGAATTGCCGAAGTACATTTTGTAAAGACTACTGATCAGCTTGCTGATATCTTTACAAAACCATTGGATGAAAAaccatttgttagaattttaatAGGTTTGGGAATGATAGAAACAAGTTCTGTTCCAGGACTAATTTCGAAAGAATGA